The proteins below are encoded in one region of Streptomyces roseirectus:
- a CDS encoding YhgE/Pip domain-containing protein: MSPESPAPVAGATVRAVSLVRKPKLWLLPTLLSTVLAFLLSLLYMGGIVSPNKHLHDLPIALVNADRGSPPAGQPANLGTQVADAIRKAPGDQAEWRSLTRAQAQDELDSGKVYGALVIPADFTDRTLALTRAGATARPTLTVLTNPGKGSLGSSLASRISTTAAQQASLTIGKRLTSAAGAGADGTAGLLLADPVRIDTRVGHPIGDHSGIGLTAFYYALLLILAGFMGGNVIHSGVDGALGYADIEMGPMHTRRPTVGIDRTQTLLLKMLMTAGITVLSSSLVMLACVAVLGIDASHLPLLWVFSYCATLAVGLGVQAINAAFGGIGQLVAMFVFIVLGLPSSGTTVPLQAVPGFYRFLSHFEPMRQLGDGVRAILYFDARGDAGLGRAWLMIAVGFVVSLLFGFAMTRYYDRKGHKRYTPQPQ, from the coding sequence ATGAGCCCCGAGTCTCCGGCGCCTGTCGCGGGTGCCACGGTCCGTGCGGTGTCGCTGGTGCGGAAGCCGAAGCTGTGGCTGTTGCCGACGCTGCTCAGCACGGTGCTGGCGTTTTTGTTGTCGCTGCTCTACATGGGCGGCATCGTGAGCCCGAACAAGCACCTGCACGATCTACCGATCGCCCTGGTCAACGCGGACCGGGGCAGCCCTCCGGCGGGGCAGCCGGCGAACCTGGGCACCCAGGTCGCCGACGCGATCAGAAAGGCCCCCGGCGACCAGGCCGAGTGGCGGTCGCTGACGCGCGCGCAGGCCCAGGACGAGCTGGACAGCGGCAAGGTGTACGGCGCGCTGGTGATCCCGGCCGACTTCACCGACCGCACGCTGGCCCTGACCAGGGCCGGCGCGACGGCCCGCCCGACGCTGACGGTCCTCACCAACCCCGGCAAGGGCAGCCTCGGCTCCAGCCTCGCGAGCCGGATCTCGACGACGGCGGCGCAGCAGGCGTCGCTGACGATCGGCAAGCGGCTCACGTCGGCCGCCGGGGCGGGCGCGGACGGGACGGCGGGGCTGCTGCTCGCCGACCCCGTGCGGATCGACACCCGGGTCGGTCACCCGATCGGCGACCACAGCGGCATCGGGCTGACGGCGTTCTACTACGCGCTGCTGCTGATCCTCGCGGGCTTCATGGGCGGCAACGTGATCCACTCCGGCGTCGACGGCGCCCTCGGCTACGCCGACATCGAGATGGGCCCGATGCACACCCGCCGCCCGACCGTCGGTATCGACCGCACCCAGACGCTGCTGCTGAAGATGCTGATGACGGCCGGCATCACCGTGCTCAGCTCGTCGCTGGTGATGCTGGCGTGCGTCGCGGTCCTCGGCATCGACGCCTCCCACCTGCCGCTGCTGTGGGTGTTCTCGTACTGCGCGACGCTCGCCGTCGGCCTCGGCGTGCAGGCGATCAACGCGGCGTTCGGCGGGATCGGGCAGCTCGTCGCGATGTTCGTGTTCATCGTGTTGGGCCTGCCGTCGTCCGGCACGACCGTCCCGCTCCAGGCCGTGCCCGGCTTCTACAGGTTCCTGTCGCACTTCGAGCCGATGCGCCAGCTCGGCGACGGGGTGCGGGCCATCCTCTACTTCGACGCGCGCGGCGACGCCGGCCTCGGCCGCGCCTGGCTGATGATCGCCGTCGGGTTCGTGGTGTCGCTGCTGTTCGGCTTCGCGATGACCCGCTACTACGACCGCAAGGGCCACAAGAGGTACACGCCGCAGCCCCAGTGA
- a CDS encoding ArsR/SmtB family transcription factor gives MARPRTAARTIDHPDLSDVTLQQFLEALADPVRRAIVSQLARSAEDMSCGTFDTPVSLSTRTHHFGVLREAGVIRQYYVGTTKFNALRADEADVRFPGLLSALLDAVTEEESRGL, from the coding sequence GTGGCCCGTCCCCGCACCGCCGCCCGGACGATCGACCATCCCGACCTGTCCGACGTCACCCTCCAGCAGTTCCTCGAAGCCCTCGCCGACCCGGTCCGCCGCGCGATCGTCTCCCAACTGGCCCGCTCCGCCGAGGACATGAGCTGCGGCACCTTCGACACCCCGGTCTCCCTCTCGACCCGCACCCACCACTTCGGCGTCCTGCGCGAGGCCGGTGTGATCCGCCAGTACTACGTCGGCACGACGAAGTTCAACGCGCTGCGCGCCGACGAGGCGGACGTCCGCTTCCCCGGGCTGCTGAGTGCGCTGCTGGACGCGGTGACCGAGGAGGAGAGTCGCGGGCTGTAA
- a CDS encoding FMN-dependent NADH-azoreductase produces MATLLHIDSSLQPAGVSASRAVTDAFRRAWLEQHPDGTVVHRDLAASPVPHLTGEAYTAESTDPARHTPGEAAAFAERLVLIEELERADAVVIGAPMYNYTIPSTLKAWLDSVILFGRTAGETPSAKGTPVTVVASRGGSYAPGTPRESFEYVRNYLAAVLTEALGLDVDFIVPELTMAPHNPALAPFLHLFEESRARALDEAASKAKALADRHAA; encoded by the coding sequence ATGGCCACCTTGTTGCACATCGACTCCTCGCTCCAGCCCGCCGGGGTCTCCGCGTCGCGTGCCGTCACGGACGCGTTCCGGCGGGCCTGGCTGGAGCAGCACCCCGACGGCACGGTCGTGCACCGCGACCTGGCGGCCTCGCCGGTGCCGCACCTCACCGGTGAGGCGTACACCGCCGAGTCCACCGACCCCGCCCGCCACACCCCCGGCGAGGCCGCCGCGTTCGCCGAACGCCTCGTGCTGATCGAGGAGTTGGAGCGGGCGGACGCGGTCGTCATCGGGGCGCCGATGTACAACTACACGATCCCCTCGACCCTGAAGGCGTGGCTGGACAGCGTGATCCTCTTCGGGCGGACGGCCGGGGAGACCCCGTCGGCGAAGGGGACCCCCGTCACGGTCGTCGCGAGCCGGGGCGGCTCGTACGCGCCGGGCACGCCGCGCGAGTCGTTCGAGTACGTGCGGAACTATCTGGCCGCCGTCCTCACCGAAGCGCTCGGACTGGACGTCGACTTCATCGTGCCGGAGCTGACCATGGCCCCGCACAACCCGGCGCTCGCCCCGTTCCTGCACCTCTTCGAGGAGTCCAGGGCCCGCGCCCTCGACGAGGCGGCGAGCAAGGCGAAGGCGCTGGCGGACCGGCACGCCGCGTAG
- a CDS encoding LacI family DNA-binding transcriptional regulator, whose amino-acid sequence MEDVAQRAGVSRALVSIVFRDQPGASRETRERVLRVADEIGYRLDNAARLLARGRSKTLGVLMAVRQTFHADLVEGVYPEAERLGYDVLLSATGPGRGEGKAVEALLAHRCEAVLLLGTEAEPADLDALGRRTVAVSVGRRVPHARVDSVHTAEGKGVRLAMDHLVELGHRDIVHIDGGKGPGSAERRRAYRAAMRRHCSEVEPRILPGDHTEASGIEAGRLLLAERDAGRALPTAVLAGNDRCAMGLMMTLARGGLDIPRDLSIVGYDDSHLSHLMPLGLTTVRQDAPLLAEHAVRFAVERLEDDRLEPREAVVDPKLVVRGTTGEPRG is encoded by the coding sequence ATGGAGGACGTCGCGCAGCGGGCGGGGGTGTCCCGGGCGCTCGTGTCGATCGTCTTCCGCGACCAGCCGGGGGCGAGCCGCGAGACCCGCGAACGGGTCCTGCGCGTCGCCGACGAGATCGGCTACCGCCTCGACAACGCCGCCCGCCTGCTCGCGCGCGGCCGCAGCAAGACCCTCGGCGTCCTGATGGCCGTCCGCCAGACCTTCCACGCCGACCTCGTCGAGGGCGTCTACCCCGAGGCCGAACGCCTCGGCTACGACGTCCTGCTCTCCGCCACCGGGCCCGGCCGTGGCGAGGGCAAGGCCGTCGAGGCGCTGCTCGCCCACCGCTGCGAGGCCGTCCTCCTCCTCGGCACCGAGGCCGAACCCGCCGACCTCGACGCGCTCGGCCGGCGCACCGTCGCCGTCTCCGTCGGCCGCCGCGTCCCCCACGCCCGCGTCGACAGCGTCCACACCGCCGAGGGCAAGGGCGTGCGGCTCGCCATGGACCACCTCGTGGAACTCGGCCACCGCGACATCGTCCACATCGACGGCGGCAAGGGGCCCGGCTCGGCGGAGCGCAGGCGCGCCTACCGGGCGGCGATGCGGCGCCACTGTTCGGAGGTCGAGCCGCGCATCCTTCCCGGCGACCACACCGAGGCGTCCGGCATCGAGGCGGGACGGCTGCTCCTCGCGGAACGCGACGCGGGGCGGGCCCTGCCGACGGCCGTCCTCGCGGGCAACGACCGCTGCGCGATGGGCCTGATGATGACCCTCGCGCGCGGCGGGCTCGACATCCCCCGCGACCTGTCGATCGTCGGCTACGACGACAGCCACCTCTCCCACCTGATGCCGCTCGGCCTGACGACCGTCCGCCAGGACGCACCACTCCTCGCGGAGCACGCCGTGCGGTTCGCTGTGGAACGGCTGGAGGACGACAGGCTGGAGCCCAGGGAGGCGGTGGTGGATCCGAAGCTGGTGGTGCGGGGGACTACGGGGGAGCCGCGGGGGTGA
- a CDS encoding Gfo/Idh/MocA family protein: MTVRVGVIGAGWIGTEHIRRLTHTVTGARVTAVTDLDADRAARAAGPVGARVLPDGAAVVAAGDVDAVLVTSWGPTHAGHVLAAVAAGKPVFCEKPLATTAEDCLRIVEAEQARGRRLVQVGFMRRYDAGYRQLKEVIDAGRIGTPLIVHCAHRNPGVPDTYTSDMAALDTAVHEVDVLRWLLDDEIVSAQVVLPRATRHRAAHLKDPQIMLFETAKGVRIDLEVFVNCRYGYDIQCEAVGEEGLARLPDPAAVAVRGAGQHTTPVPTDWVARFQDAFDTEFREWIAGIAAGEAPTGPSAWDGYAATAITTATVEALNSGAVVTTDLKPRPAFYGGAA; the protein is encoded by the coding sequence ATGACTGTACGTGTAGGTGTCATCGGCGCCGGCTGGATCGGCACGGAGCACATCAGGCGCCTCACCCACACCGTCACCGGGGCGCGGGTCACCGCCGTCACCGACCTCGACGCGGACCGCGCGGCGCGGGCGGCGGGGCCGGTGGGGGCGCGGGTGCTGCCCGACGGGGCGGCCGTCGTCGCGGCCGGTGACGTGGACGCCGTCCTCGTCACCTCCTGGGGGCCGACCCACGCCGGGCACGTCCTGGCGGCGGTCGCGGCGGGCAAGCCGGTGTTCTGCGAGAAGCCGCTCGCCACCACCGCCGAGGACTGTCTGCGGATCGTCGAGGCCGAGCAGGCGCGCGGGCGGCGGCTCGTGCAGGTCGGGTTCATGCGGCGCTACGACGCCGGGTACCGGCAGCTCAAGGAGGTCATCGACGCCGGGCGGATCGGGACGCCACTCATCGTCCACTGCGCGCACCGCAACCCGGGCGTGCCGGACACGTACACCTCCGACATGGCCGCGCTCGACACGGCCGTCCACGAGGTCGACGTGCTGCGCTGGCTGCTGGACGACGAGATCGTCTCCGCGCAGGTCGTCCTGCCGCGCGCCACCCGCCACCGGGCCGCGCATCTCAAGGACCCGCAGATCATGCTGTTCGAGACCGCGAAGGGGGTGCGGATCGACCTGGAGGTCTTCGTCAACTGCCGCTACGGGTACGACATCCAGTGCGAAGCGGTCGGCGAGGAGGGGCTGGCCCGGCTACCCGATCCGGCCGCCGTCGCCGTCCGCGGCGCCGGACAGCACACGACGCCCGTCCCCACCGACTGGGTCGCGCGGTTCCAAGACGCCTTCGACACGGAGTTCCGCGAGTGGATCGCCGGTATCGCCGCCGGCGAGGCGCCTACGGGCCCGTCCGCCTGGGACGGATACGCCGCGACCGCCATCACCACCGCGACCGTCGAGGCCCTGAACTCCGGCGCCGTCGTCACGACCGACCTCAAGCCCCGTCCCGCCTTCTACGGAGGTGCCGCGTGA
- a CDS encoding sugar porter family MFS transporter, translated as MAKTPTSLRATADPAAAETGVARRLRVVTVVATFGGLLFGYDTGVINGALPYMKDDLGLTPFTEGMVTSSLLLGAALGAVVGGRLSDARGRRRTILWLAVLFFAGALGATLAPDTASMVVARFVLGLAVGGASVTVPVYLAEISPAERRGALVTRNELMIVSGQLLAFTSNAVIADVGGESGGVWRWMLVVATLPAVVLWFGMLVMPESPRWLASRTRFAEALDVLKQVRERQRAEAELAEVTALAVRDAEQRLGGWRDLRATPWLRKLMLVGFGIAIVQQITGVNTIMYYGTQILTDAGFTSDGALTANIANGVISVLATFVGIWLLGRVPRRPMLMTGQVGTIAALFLIGVFSLALPAGDGRAYAVLAMTVTFLAFQQGAISPVTWLMLSEIFPMRMRGFGMGVAAVVLWLTNFVIGLVFPSLVDGIGVSATFFLFVGARCCSLAFVKFHVPETKGRTLETLEAELKARYS; from the coding sequence ATGGCAAAGACGCCGACCTCCCTCCGCGCCACAGCGGACCCGGCAGCGGCCGAGACGGGCGTCGCGCGCAGGCTGCGGGTCGTCACGGTCGTCGCCACGTTCGGCGGGCTGCTCTTCGGCTACGACACGGGCGTCATCAACGGCGCCCTGCCGTACATGAAGGACGACCTGGGCCTGACCCCGTTCACCGAGGGGATGGTGACCAGTTCGCTGCTGCTCGGCGCGGCGCTGGGCGCGGTCGTGGGCGGGCGGCTGTCGGACGCGCGCGGCAGACGGCGGACGATCCTGTGGCTCGCGGTGCTGTTCTTCGCGGGCGCGCTCGGGGCGACGCTGGCGCCGGACACGGCGTCGATGGTGGTGGCCCGGTTCGTGCTGGGGCTCGCGGTCGGCGGGGCGTCGGTGACGGTGCCGGTGTACCTCGCGGAGATCTCGCCCGCCGAGCGGCGCGGGGCGCTGGTCACCCGCAACGAACTCATGATCGTGAGCGGGCAGTTGCTGGCGTTCACGTCGAACGCGGTGATCGCGGACGTCGGCGGCGAGTCGGGCGGCGTGTGGCGGTGGATGCTGGTCGTCGCGACGCTGCCGGCGGTCGTGCTGTGGTTCGGGATGCTGGTGATGCCGGAGAGCCCGCGCTGGCTGGCCTCGCGGACGCGGTTCGCCGAGGCGCTGGACGTGCTGAAACAGGTGCGGGAGCGGCAGCGGGCCGAGGCGGAACTCGCCGAGGTGACCGCGCTGGCCGTGCGGGACGCCGAGCAGCGGCTCGGGGGCTGGCGGGACCTCAGGGCGACGCCCTGGCTGCGGAAGCTGATGCTCGTCGGGTTCGGGATCGCGATCGTGCAGCAGATCACCGGCGTCAACACGATCATGTACTACGGGACGCAGATCCTCACCGACGCCGGGTTCACCTCGGACGGCGCGCTCACCGCGAACATCGCCAACGGGGTGATCTCGGTGCTGGCGACGTTCGTCGGGATCTGGCTGCTGGGGCGGGTGCCGCGCCGGCCGATGCTGATGACCGGTCAGGTGGGGACGATCGCCGCGCTGTTCCTGATCGGGGTGTTCTCGCTGGCGCTGCCCGCCGGGGACGGGCGGGCGTACGCGGTGCTCGCGATGACCGTCACGTTCCTCGCCTTCCAGCAGGGGGCGATCTCGCCGGTGACCTGGCTGATGCTGTCGGAGATCTTCCCGATGCGGATGCGCGGGTTCGGGATGGGGGTCGCGGCGGTCGTGCTGTGGCTGACCAACTTCGTGATCGGGCTCGTCTTCCCGTCCCTGGTCGACGGGATCGGCGTCTCCGCCACGTTCTTCCTCTTCGTCGGCGCGCGCTGCTGCTCGCTCGCGTTCGTCAAGTTCCACGTCCCGGAGACCAAGGGACGCACGCTCGAAACGCTGGAAGCGGAGCTGAAGGCCCGCTACTCCTGA
- a CDS encoding extracellular solute-binding protein, whose translation MRFTRTAGATAIALGVLAASGATVAIASPERPGEDAQLQKLYRQAVAEGGRLVVYAGGDKPGQADYLKDAFVKKFPKMKVDIVVDFSKNHDARVDDQVAARHVVADVVHLQTVDDFPRWKKEGVLEKYRPVGWNEVDSRIKDKDGYYTGLFYFAFANVTATKLGSKAPVEAKDFLKPEFRNKLVFTYPNDDDAVLYYFKQLTDKYGFGYLDKLLAQHPKFVRGTQDSSDLVGTGDYVANFGSGGSANGLSQVTLPKTSPWVAWPQTGAILKDAPHKAAAKLYLSWILSKDAQTHDIGTWSARTDVPAPAGRKGIFDYANMNPLGLGEFMSDRTALDRYKARINLYVGDVQGVNPSDPENVLGLRPVNQNGTQG comes from the coding sequence ATGAGGTTCACCCGCACGGCCGGGGCCACCGCCATCGCGCTCGGCGTCCTCGCCGCGAGCGGCGCGACCGTCGCCATCGCCTCGCCCGAACGCCCCGGTGAGGACGCCCAGTTGCAGAAGCTGTACCGGCAGGCCGTGGCCGAGGGCGGCCGGCTCGTCGTCTACGCCGGCGGCGACAAGCCGGGGCAGGCCGACTACCTCAAGGACGCCTTCGTCAAGAAGTTCCCCAAGATGAAGGTCGACATCGTCGTCGACTTCAGCAAGAACCACGACGCCCGCGTCGACGACCAGGTCGCCGCGCGCCACGTCGTCGCCGACGTCGTCCACCTCCAGACCGTCGACGACTTCCCGCGCTGGAAGAAGGAGGGCGTGCTGGAGAAGTACCGGCCCGTCGGGTGGAACGAGGTCGACAGCCGGATCAAGGACAAGGACGGCTACTACACCGGGCTGTTCTACTTCGCCTTCGCCAACGTGACCGCCACGAAGCTCGGCAGCAAGGCGCCGGTCGAGGCGAAGGACTTCCTCAAGCCCGAGTTCAGGAACAAGCTCGTCTTCACCTACCCCAACGACGACGACGCGGTCCTCTACTACTTCAAGCAGCTCACCGACAAGTACGGCTTCGGGTACCTGGACAAGCTCCTCGCGCAGCACCCGAAGTTCGTGCGCGGCACGCAGGACTCGTCCGACCTGGTCGGCACCGGGGACTACGTCGCCAACTTCGGCAGCGGCGGAAGCGCGAACGGGCTCTCCCAGGTGACCCTCCCGAAGACCTCCCCGTGGGTGGCCTGGCCGCAGACCGGCGCGATCCTCAAGGACGCCCCGCACAAGGCGGCGGCCAAGCTGTACCTGAGCTGGATCCTCTCCAAGGACGCCCAGACCCACGACATCGGCACCTGGTCCGCCCGCACCGACGTCCCCGCCCCGGCCGGCCGCAAGGGCATCTTCGACTACGCCAACATGAACCCCCTCGGCCTCGGCGAGTTCATGAGCGACCGCACCGCCCTCGACCGCTACAAGGCCCGCATCAACCTCTACGTCGGCGACGTCCAGGGCGTGAACCCCTCGGACCCGGAAAACGTCCTCGGCCTGCGCCCGGTGAACCAGAACGGCACCCAGGGCTGA
- a CDS encoding EF-hand domain-containing protein, whose product MNDDLLTVKIARGFDHLDVDGDGRLTEYDHVLMGQRSARSLGHEEGSDAERAIVDAYVGIWRDLHQPFAGGADAVTREEFITSTHSLADDPEAALATVGRLAEVFLSVADADGDGTVDPDEFYAFQTGHFPGLDRPTADNAFRHLDRDSNGTLSRTEFITAVLEYWTSRDPEAPGNWWTGVHPLDAR is encoded by the coding sequence ATGAACGACGACCTGCTCACCGTGAAGATCGCTCGCGGCTTCGACCACCTCGACGTCGACGGCGACGGCCGGCTCACCGAGTACGACCACGTCCTCATGGGGCAGCGCTCGGCGCGGTCCCTCGGCCACGAGGAGGGCTCCGACGCCGAGCGGGCCATCGTCGACGCGTACGTCGGGATCTGGCGCGACCTCCACCAGCCGTTCGCGGGCGGCGCCGACGCCGTGACCCGCGAGGAGTTCATCACCTCCACGCACAGCCTCGCCGACGACCCCGAGGCCGCCCTCGCCACCGTCGGCCGGCTCGCCGAGGTCTTCCTCTCCGTCGCCGACGCGGACGGGGACGGCACCGTCGACCCCGACGAGTTCTACGCCTTCCAGACCGGCCACTTCCCCGGCCTCGACCGGCCCACCGCCGACAACGCCTTCCGCCACCTCGACCGCGACTCCAACGGCACCCTCTCCCGCACCGAGTTCATCACCGCCGTCCTCGAATACTGGACCAGCCGCGACCCGGAGGCGCCGGGGAACTGGTGGACGGGGGTGCATCCGCTGGACGCGCGTTAG
- a CDS encoding glycoside hydrolase family 43 protein: MSQYPHLSRRGLLGMGAAVPAALMLGAGTAHAADSAYAMCYFTESTNLGDGTDYGLHLAVSRDGLNWTPLNQNNPLVTPTAGAGGLRDPFVMRKQDGTFVVLATDLKGTDWNYNSQYIHVWDSADLRSFTGYRRLKLHDMTTHSWAPEAFWDAGRGQYAVIYSSVNASGHNVIMVNHTTDFVTASAPQVFFDPGYDVIDGDMALGVNGYHYLFYKKNQTLVSARSTTLNPGSFTEYSTGVAHGGTEAPTVVKSLAGSNLWWLWGDTYTPNGVFYAWQSTSPATGTWTPLDQRTYTQPVNSKHCGIVPITSAEHDNLLARWGAPAWNRLKSYNFPARYVRHAGYAARIDEYPIEPYKDSLWTLVPGLADSSGVSFRSVNNPDRYLRHYDYALRLDVNDGTSAFAGDATFHRTAGLADASWTSFRSYNNPDRYLRHYSYALRIDPISTATERQDATFRVGY, translated from the coding sequence ATGAGCCAATACCCCCACCTCTCGCGTCGCGGCCTGCTCGGAATGGGCGCCGCCGTGCCGGCCGCGCTGATGCTGGGCGCCGGAACAGCTCACGCGGCGGATTCGGCGTACGCGATGTGCTACTTCACCGAGTCGACGAACCTGGGGGACGGCACGGACTACGGGCTGCATCTGGCCGTCAGCCGCGACGGGCTGAACTGGACGCCGCTCAACCAGAACAATCCGCTGGTGACACCGACGGCGGGGGCGGGCGGGCTGCGGGATCCGTTCGTCATGCGCAAGCAGGACGGGACGTTCGTCGTGCTGGCGACGGACCTGAAGGGGACGGACTGGAACTACAACAGCCAGTACATCCACGTCTGGGACTCGGCCGACCTGCGGAGCTTCACCGGGTACCGGCGGCTGAAGCTGCACGACATGACCACGCACAGCTGGGCGCCGGAGGCGTTCTGGGACGCGGGGCGCGGGCAGTACGCGGTGATCTACTCGTCGGTGAACGCGAGCGGCCACAACGTCATCATGGTCAACCACACGACGGACTTCGTGACGGCGTCGGCCCCGCAGGTCTTCTTCGACCCGGGCTACGACGTGATCGACGGCGACATGGCGCTCGGCGTGAACGGCTACCACTACCTCTTCTACAAGAAGAACCAGACGCTGGTCAGCGCCCGTTCGACCACCCTGAACCCCGGCAGCTTCACGGAGTACAGCACCGGCGTCGCGCACGGCGGCACCGAGGCACCGACGGTCGTCAAGTCCCTGGCCGGCAGCAACCTTTGGTGGCTGTGGGGCGACACCTACACCCCCAACGGCGTGTTCTACGCCTGGCAGTCGACCAGCCCGGCGACCGGCACCTGGACCCCCCTCGACCAGAGGACGTACACGCAGCCGGTCAACTCCAAGCACTGCGGCATCGTCCCGATCACCTCGGCCGAGCACGACAACCTCCTCGCCCGGTGGGGCGCCCCCGCCTGGAACCGGCTCAAGTCGTACAACTTCCCGGCGCGTTACGTCCGGCACGCGGGCTACGCGGCCCGCATCGACGAGTACCCGATCGAGCCGTACAAGGACTCGCTGTGGACGCTGGTCCCGGGCCTCGCGGACAGCTCCGGCGTCTCCTTCCGCTCGGTCAACAACCCCGACCGCTACCTGCGCCACTACGACTACGCCCTCCGGCTGGACGTCAACGACGGCACGTCGGCGTTCGCCGGGGACGCGACCTTCCACCGCACGGCGGGCCTCGCGGACGCGAGCTGGACGTCGTTCCGCTCGTACAACAACCCGGACCGCTACCTGCGGCACTACAGCTACGCCCTGCGCATCGACCCGATCTCGACGGCGACGGAACGCCAGGACGCGACGTTCCGCGTGGGCTACTGA
- a CDS encoding sugar phosphate isomerase/epimerase family protein, translated as MKIALDPYMFRALPVDEMVRTVAELGYEYIELSPRDDFMPFFRHPRADDGRIAALKNSLRAHGVRLSSVLPLYKWSSPDEEERRAAVRYWKRMIEITVELECPLMNSEFNGRPERAAESEAAFWRSLEELLPLFEREGVALNLEAHPDDFCEENAPAVDLVRAINKPWVNYLYCAPHTFHLSGPAEPGADIARMLRYAGDRLQHVHIADSFNHKGSSGLRYILNPPGTPARIHQHLDIGQGEVDWPVFFSTLRDLGFDGVATACVFAWEERAHESSAFMLDRIRKELAA; from the coding sequence GTGAAGATCGCCCTCGACCCCTACATGTTCCGGGCGCTGCCGGTCGACGAGATGGTGCGGACGGTGGCCGAACTCGGGTACGAGTACATCGAGTTGTCGCCCCGGGACGACTTCATGCCGTTCTTCCGGCATCCCCGGGCGGACGACGGGCGGATCGCGGCGTTGAAGAACTCCCTGCGGGCGCACGGGGTTCGGTTGTCGTCGGTGTTGCCGCTGTACAAGTGGTCGTCGCCGGACGAGGAGGAGCGGCGGGCGGCGGTGCGGTACTGGAAGCGGATGATCGAGATCACCGTGGAGCTGGAATGCCCGTTGATGAACAGTGAGTTCAACGGGCGTCCGGAGCGGGCCGCCGAGAGCGAGGCGGCGTTCTGGCGGTCGCTGGAGGAGCTGCTTCCGCTGTTCGAGCGGGAGGGTGTCGCGCTGAACCTGGAGGCGCATCCGGACGATTTCTGCGAGGAGAACGCCCCGGCGGTCGACCTGGTCCGCGCGATCAACAAGCCGTGGGTGAACTACCTGTACTGCGCGCCGCACACCTTCCATCTGTCGGGCCCCGCCGAGCCGGGTGCGGACATCGCGCGGATGCTGCGTTACGCCGGTGACAGGCTCCAGCACGTCCACATCGCCGACTCCTTCAACCACAAGGGGTCGAGCGGTCTGCGGTACATCCTCAACCCCCCGGGCACCCCGGCCCGTATCCACCAGCACCTCGACATCGGCCAGGGCGAGGTCGACTGGCCCGTCTTCTTCAGCACCCTGCGTGACCTGGGCTTCGACGGCGTCGCCACCGCGTGTGTCTTCGCGTGGGAGGAACGCGCCCACGAGTCCTCGGCGTTCATGCTGGACCGCATCCGCAAGGAGCTGGCGGCCTGA
- a CDS encoding MarR family winged helix-turn-helix transcriptional regulator — MQPRWLSAQEQRTWRSFSDLSLVLEDALDRQLRHDAGMSHLNYSVLVFLSEAPEQRLRMTDLAENLRIARTRLSYTIARMEEEGWVRREESPGDRRAQLAVLTEAGMTALEEAAPGHVALVRSVVFDRLTPEQARAFGEACAIVLAGLTGPERPALAVDLPWRR, encoded by the coding sequence ATGCAACCCCGCTGGCTGTCCGCGCAGGAGCAGCGCACCTGGCGCTCGTTCTCCGATCTGAGCCTCGTCCTGGAGGACGCCCTCGACCGGCAGTTGCGGCACGACGCGGGGATGAGCCACCTCAACTACTCGGTGCTGGTGTTCCTGTCGGAGGCGCCCGAGCAGCGGCTGCGGATGACGGACCTGGCCGAAAACCTGCGGATCGCCAGGACCCGGCTCTCGTACACCATCGCCCGGATGGAGGAGGAGGGCTGGGTGCGGCGCGAGGAGTCCCCCGGTGACCGGCGGGCGCAGCTCGCGGTGCTGACCGAGGCGGGGATGACGGCCCTGGAGGAGGCGGCGCCGGGCCATGTGGCCCTCGTCCGTTCCGTCGTCTTCGACCGGTTGACGCCGGAGCAGGCGCGGGCGTTCGGGGAGGCGTGCGCGATCGTCCTCGCGGGGCTGACGGGGCCGGAGCGGCCGGCGCTCGCGGTGGATCTGCCCTGGCGGCGCTGA